The segment ATGTCATCGGTCACGGCCTTACGGTGGACGACGGGATGACGGTGGTATAACCACAGACACTCTCAAACAATTGCGTCATTTATTCACAGAAAACAAAGGACTTAATAGTTATGGAAATCAAGAAAGTTGGTTCACAAGCCTCCGCAAAAGGTCCGGCAGACTGGTTTACCGGCACCGTGCGAATTGATCCGCTATTTCAAGCCCCCGCACCGGCACGTGCGGCCGGTGCGAGTGTGACATTTGAACCGGGCGCCCGGACAGCCTGGCATACGCATCCATTGGGACAAACGCTCATCGTGATTTCAGGCTGCGGCCGCGTGCAGCGCGAAGGCGGCCCGATCGAAGAAATTCATCCGGGTGATGTTGTTTGGTTTCCACCCGGTGAGAAACATTGGCACGGCGCTGGCCCGACCACGGCCATGACCCACATAGCAATACAAGAAGCGCTGGACGGGAAGATGGT is part of the Pedosphaera parvula Ellin514 genome and harbors:
- a CDS encoding (R)-mandelonitrile lyase is translated as MEIKKVGSQASAKGPADWFTGTVRIDPLFQAPAPARAAGASVTFEPGARTAWHTHPLGQTLIVISGCGRVQREGGPIEEIHPGDVVWFPPGEKHWHGAGPTTAMTHIAIQEALDGKMVDWMEKVSDEQYSKH